The following are encoded together in the Cicer arietinum cultivar CDC Frontier isolate Library 1 chromosome 2, Cicar.CDCFrontier_v2.0, whole genome shotgun sequence genome:
- the LOC101503898 gene encoding probable prolyl 4-hydroxylase 7, with product MFHLRFLPYLLFCPCFLSVLFVSSIRLPGLVEDKTTGGSVVGATKHGSKVKFDPTRVTQLSWSPRAFLYKNFLSDEECDHLKILAKDKLEKSMVADNESGKSIESDVRTSSGMFLGKAQDEIVSGIEDRIAAWTFLPIENGESIQVLHYQHGEKYEPHFDFFHDKANQILGGHRIATVLMYLSNVEKGGETIFPNAEGTLSQPKDESWSECAHNGYAVKPQKGDALLFFSLHLNATTDANSLHGSCPVIEGEKWSATKWIHVADFEKPVGRLDVEEGECVDENDNCARWAKVGECDKNPLYMIGREGVKGKCMKSCNVCSS from the exons ATGTTTCATCTTCGTTTTCTTCCATATTTACTATTTTGCCCCTGTTTTCTCTCTGTTCTTTTTGTTTCTTCAATTCGATTACCTGGTTTGGTTGAAGATAAAACCAC ggGTGGATCGGTGGTTGGAGCAACCAAACATGGTTCTAAAGTGAAGTTTGATCCCACACGTGTCACTCAGCTCTCATGGAGTCCCAG GGCTTTTCTGTACAAGAATTTTTTATCTGATGAAGAATGTGATCATCTTAAAATTCTg GCTAAGGATAAGCTGGAGAAGTCTATGGTGGCGGATAATGAATCTGGGAAAAGTATAGAGAGTGATGTCAGAACGAGTTCTGGGATGTTTCTCGGCAAAGCACAG GATGAAATAGTTTCTGGTATCGAAGACCGAATTGCCGCATGGACATTCCTTCCAATAG AGAACGGCGAGTCTATACAAGTATTGCACTATCAGCACGGCGAGAAATACGAGCCACATTTTGATTTCTTCCACGACAAGGCTAATCAGATACTCGGTGGCCATCGTATTGCAACGGTGCTGATGTATTTGTCTAATGTTGAAAAGGGTGGGGAAACAATTTTTCCTAATGCCGAG GGGACATTGTCACAGCCGAAAGATGAGAGCTGGTCTGAATGTGCTCACAATGGATATGCAG TAAAACCTCAGAAAGGTGATGCCTTATTGTTCTTCAGTCTTCATCTGAATGCTACTACAGATGCTAATAGTTTGCATGGAAGTTGTCCGGTGATTGAGGGGGAGAAATGGTCCGCAACAAAGTGGATTCACGTTGCCGACTTTGAGAAACCGGTAGGGCGATTGGATGTAGAGGAAGGAGAGTGTGTTGATGAGAATGATAATTGTGCTAGGTGGGCTAAAGTTGGTGAATGTGACAAGAATCCACTTTATATGATTGGTAGGGAAGGAGTGAAAGGAAAATGTATGAAGAGTTGTAATGTTTGCTCTTCTTAG